The DNA sequence attttgaGTGTTACTTATCTGAACTGTACATTAGGTGTTTGCATTTAAAGTAAAAGGTGAATGTACAGTATGGTTGTCATTTTTCATACGTATAGACACCAAAAAGGGCTATTCTCCCATTTGTATGcaagtctttctttttttacacgcttggcttgtgcgcattcTCCCGTCCCGTCCAGACTTCGAGCGCACCATGTGTGACCGCATCAAAATCTGGGGCTGCTTGTAAAAGCATGGATATTTTTAGAGGAGTCAGTGCCTCATGAACCTCACTGCGTGTCACAAAATCCTACTCAGCGTATGTTAAAATATGTTGACTTTTGAACAATTGACCTTATAATGCAAATGAAGGCCTTGATTTTAGACTCAGGAATTAAATGCCTCTCAAGACTTTAAAGGATGGCATGAGAGCACATAAATGACTAATTTGAGTGGACGGGAGAAGCACGCATCCAGCAGGGTGCCTTTTCTGACTTGCGCACACGGGGGAATTCAGACAACTTCAAATCTATGCAGTAACAATATATAGAAATATGAATCTTTAACTATATGGCTATAGACTTCTTTAAATATTGTGTGTTCATATGCCTTGTGCACGCTTGCCATCTACATATGCGGAAAGCGGAGGTGAAAGTAACAGAGGCGGAGCAAACTGCGTTTCTTCTTGTCAGCCGCGTTGCCGCTGTTGCTCTCGGTCCTGGCAGATCTGGCCCTGGCCCTCGCCCTGCCCGCCTCCTCCGCCCTCTCGTCCGACCTATGACCCCGGGCGGCCCACACCCTGCTCACACTACGGTGCTTATCCGGTTGATAGGCTTGGATTTGGAGCTGCCCACCGTACCTGTCGCCCCAGCCCCTGTCACCTGCGGCCCTGGCTGAGGCTGCCCGGGGTGTTGGGGGGGGAGAGGGGAGAGAGGTGTAAGAGGGGTAAGGGGGGACGAAGGGGGGGGTAAAGGGGAgtgtggtgggggaggggggatggAAGAGAGAGGAGGGTACTGGGGCGGATACGGGCCGGCGGAGGCTGCTGCGTGATGCGCGTTGACGGTAGCGGACGGCAGGTTGTGGGGCAGGGTGCCGAAGATGAAGTGTGTTTGATGGCTGGAGTGGCTGCCCGGGTGCGGTGTGTGCACGTGCCCGGGGTGGGTTTGGGAGTGTGCGTGGGGGTGCGGGTGCGAGAGAGACAAGGTTAGGGGTGGTTTGGTGACAGGGCCGGCGGCGCACCCCCTGATAGAGTGTGTAGGCTGAATGTGGTACAGGGCGAACtgcgggttcggtgaatgctggGAGAGAGGAGAAAGGGGCGGCGGACGTCCCACAACCATGTTGGTGTAGCGACCCGGAAGCCCATGTTGTGAGAGCTGGGAGAGATGGGCCAGCTGCGGGTGCGGTACGTGCGGGGGGCAAAAGGGTGTACGACAGGGTTGCGGGCCTCTCTGGATAGTATGAGGGGGCGGCCCTTGCGAAGGAGGAGTGACATTTTGGGTGTGGTAGCGATGGTGATGGTAGTAAGGTGGCGGGGGCTGCACAATTGCCGCGTGACAGTACTGTGCGTGTAGCGCCTGGATCTTGGAAGGACCCCCATCCAGCGGCTGGCACAGGGATGAAGGGGAGTGAGGAGGGGGCCCTCCCGTCGTCGGCGGGGCGACAGGCGCGGGGTAGGGTGGCCCCGGTGGAATGAGGGGCCCCGGCGGTTTGGCGCGTTTGCTGCCGAATAGTGAGCCCAGGAAGGAGCCGTTGTTGTTGCCGCTCCCCCCAGGGCAGCTCGTCGCTCCCGCTCTCTCGACACTGCTGGGGACACCACCGACTCCTGTCCCAGCAGTGGTATGTTGCTGCCCCGGCCCACCCCCCATCCCCGTCCCGGGGCTCAGGATGGGGCGATGAGGCCGGAAGTCTTCTGTTGCGTAGCAGCCGGGTACTACGCCTGCCACTGGGTAGCGCTGGTGAGGCTGCGGACTGCTAATGATGGAACCCTGAAAGGAAAAGAGCGTCATCTTGCTCCACAAACATCCTGGGAAGCTCTTAAGCACGTTCCAATTTTTTTACACTCTTAAAAAGGTAGAAGAGAAAATGCGAGCAATGTCGATGAAAGGAGATGAAATGAAATGGTCACAGTGGAAAGTAATACAAATAGCTGGATATAAGACAGTTAAAGTTTGCTGACACAGCATCTTTGGTCATCCAACGTTATTTCTTTCATATTTGCCCACATACATAAGCAACATTTGAAAGGCGTGCTTTGACATCCAAGTAAAGGGTGTAAAAGGGTGCAGGACAGACACACAGTGGGTGTACACTCACAAGCAACACTCAGTTATAGGGAAGAGGACAGATGCAGGTCTGTTATTGAAAGTTTACAATTGAAGACTTTAAATGCAAAAGCTGACAAGCACCATTTATCCAAAAATAGAAGCAAGCCTACTAGCAGATTGCCCTTGACGGCAGCGTAGTTCTGCCTTTGTAACACTCTAAAGATTTTATTGCAGAAACTGAAGTGTCATACGCCTTTTACAGCAATTATGTGTTTACGTCATTGTGAACGTCTCGTCCGTCCATCAGATCATGTCTGCATCTCTTATTTCTCGTTAGCTCATAACTAATATAGCGTACTGGCTGCCAATGATCCCATTGTCAACACTCCCAGAGCCAAGTCCTGGTTGTTGAGGTGAAGTTTAGTCGTAGTTGTAGTACACTCATGTAAAACTATACATATATTGTTTTTAATGACGCATAATAGTTATTAACTTTCAGTTATGTCAAAATAATCAGTTTTGAACCATTTTTTTAGTCGGCTCGTTTTGAGATTTCTTTGGGGTCAAATTAGCATCTCAAGATCAACTTTTAATCTCATGAATAAAAACATAACCTGTAACCTGAAATTCCCAAAACTCATTTTACTCATCTTACAAAAAATGGAGATGCCAGCTATTGCATTTGAACTCTTCATATAGTCTTTGAGACTTACTTCCATTGTACTGTCCAGAGAACCAACACTGTTCCTTCGGCCACGCTTCCCTGCACCCCAAAAGGCAGAGTGAAGTTTGCAAAGAGAGCAAGATTTCAACGTTGCTATGCACGCCAAGAAAAAGTATGTTCTGATTGACCTTTTTTGACCATGTTTGTAAAGAATAGGCGCCGGGACATACGTCCAGGTGGCAGAAGAAGAGTAACTATCGCCGACCTGAACTGAGAATGATGCCAAAAAGTTGTTGTGTTTGGGGACATATCCTGAGATCATTTGAAGATCACTGTTTTGATTGCACGAATGTTCTAAGAAAGGAACCGGGTTTTAATCAGAATTTCTGCCACCCGGAGGTATGTACGAGGACATGGTGGAAAGGTCAACAGAagtaaagaataaaataaaagcagaagccaccctccctcccgcctCGCAGTGTAGAGCTCTTCTCCTCACCTATATCAGATAAGTCCCTGAGAGATGAGCTGAGAGCGGTGCGTTTGAGACCTTCGCCAATGGAGCAGTTGTCATCAAAACTGGTCCTTCCCATGGTACCATTCACAATGTCACTCTTCACACCAGCTCCACTTCCTACCACACCTCCTGTCAGCAAACTGGGCCGCATGACACCTTTCTGCTTCTCCAACTCCGCTGTAAACAGGGCAAGGGAATTTATATGGGACACACGCGTGTAATTCACAACAGTATCCAGTAGACGGCGCACTTACATTCAACTCTGTATTTCTCCATCTCCTGCACTTCTGCGACACTCTCCCTGAGGTCACTCACAAAGCGGGTGCGGTCTTGCTGACTCGGAGCCATAAAGACGATGAGAACTTTTCTTTCCCCACCCATGACTGCGGATGTCAGGCGAATACCATGAGGATAATCTGGAAGCAGAAGGACAATAAGAATCAAAGTATTTCAATGACATAATGATGGTTGAAATGTGTAAATGCAATAAAAAGTTATTTACAAGAATTCTGGAACAGGTGAACTTGCATCTCAACCAGGGGAAAAGATTGTCGAAAACTGTATGTCACTGACGTTTTTTTCTTCTGAAAGATTTTGGTTACCTAATGCAAAACATGGAGAGAATTTCCATGAGgccttgaaaataaaaataaattaaaaattatCAAGTTTTAAGGAACAAGTCTTCATAAAAGAGGCTTTAAGTTGTAGCTCAAAATATGTAGCTCCTTTTAATAAGGCCTAATTAAACAGGCATTTAAACTTTGAATACCAGGAACAAGAATACTAATCACTACCACAATAGCACTTTTACTTTCTTTCATCAGTCATCTGAGCTGCTGTGAGTTAACTACTGAATAATATTTTCCACATGAGCCCGTAAAGAATACGCGGTAAAAAAAATGAACGGAGCACCTTACCACCAAAAGGTCATTAAAGAGAAAGACCTCGCGTTGATGTACGCCCGTtctctgaggtctgttggtgtcgGGCACCTCGTACAGCTGGCAGCAACACACCAACCTACGATGGGGAAGGGATAACACCTAACAAAACAAGTACAAGAGTTATATTGGAGTTATATAAGTTTTTGTCCTGAAAACCATCATGAATTGAAAAGTAGCTCTTACAGGCTTTTTACCCACAAGGACTCTTTCCACTGCCTGTACTTGAGACACATGGTCATCATTGGTCCGCAACTCCCATTTCTGTATCCGCTGGTAGATCCCAACAAGAAGGTCCCTGGGAATATCCTGACCATTATCTACGCCTtggggaaataaaagggagggaTTGCTTCATTAAATATCTGCTCAGATTGTCACGCATAAGATGAAATACTACAAAGTCAATTAAATtgacatccgtccatccatccatccatccatccatccatccatccatccatccatccatccatccatccatccatccatccatccatccatccatccatccatccatccatccatccatccatccatccatc is a window from the Syngnathus scovelli strain Florida chromosome 2, RoL_Ssco_1.2, whole genome shotgun sequence genome containing:
- the iqsec2b gene encoding IQ motif and SEC7 domain-containing protein 1 isoform X2, whose translation is MLERKYGGSFVSRRAARTIQTAFRQYRMNKNFERLRSSASESRMTRRIILSNMRLQYSFDERQPQQQAQTQTNFTHSVAIGPPHSPDTNRQGDYTHLEDSFCKQVKSLADSIDDALTCRTSRNDSQEGSREGGGLSEDFGECMWSSSSNPSSRRGLGERARGVGGGHSMHGDSTATSYSDVTLYMDDGIPSSPLSPDRAPSSTDTEYWGPGGGVGVREDSRDTEGGGSSNSRRSTPCTECRDYRLRGAHLPLLTIEPPSDSSVDMSDRSDRGSLTRQLVYEQEPGVGAGSPQGTLKHSPGTGARSASTTAAQGQIRAPGRAIPTHIPHQVASHHHHHHHHHHPIHHHQYPDTPSSSSSPQQPPATPLSSSSSTALPSGGLEQPCCSDGDNDSLNSTTNSNETVNCSSGSSSQDSLREPLPPLGKQTYQRESRNSWDSPPFNSDVVQRRQYRIGLNLFNKKPEKGIQYLIERGFVSDTPVGIARFILERKGLSRQMIGEFLGNRQKQFNKDVLDCVVDEMDFSGMDLDDALRKFQAQIKVQGEAQKVERLIEAFSQRYCVCNPVLIRQFQNPDTIFILAFAIILLNTDMYSPNVKAERKMKLEDFIKNLRGVDNGQDIPRDLLVGIYQRIQKWELRTNDDHVSQVQAVERVLVGKKPVLSLPHRRLVCCCQLYEVPDTNRPQRTGVHQREVFLFNDLLVVTKIFQKKKTSVTYSFRQSFPLVEMQVHLFQNSYYPHGIRLTSAVMGGERKVLIVFMAPSQQDRTRFVSDLRESVAEVQEMEKYRVESELEKQKGVMRPSLLTGGVVGSGAGVKSDIVNGTMGRTSFDDNCSIGEGLKRTALSSSLRDLSDIGKRGRRNSVGSLDSTMEGSIISSPQPHQRYPVAGVVPGCYATEDFRPHRPILSPGTGMGGGPGQQHTTAGTGVGGVPSSVERAGATSCPGGSGNNNGSFLGSLFGSKRAKPPGPLIPPGPPYPAPVAPPTTGGPPPHSPSSLCQPLDGGPSKIQALHAQYCHAAIVQPPPPYYHHHRYHTQNVTPPSQGPPPHTIQRGPQPCRTPFCPPHVPHPQLAHLSQLSQHGLPGRYTNMVVGRPPPLSPLSQHSPNPQFALYHIQPTHSIRGCAAGPVTKPPLTLSLSHPHPHAHSQTHPGHVHTPHPGSHSSHQTHFIFGTLPHNLPSATVNAHHAAASAGPYPPQYPPLSSIPPPPPHSPLPPPSSPLTPLTPLSPLPPQHPGQPQPGPQVTGAGATGTVGSSKSKPINRISTVV